In Mangrovivirga cuniculi, the following proteins share a genomic window:
- a CDS encoding oxygenase MpaB family protein codes for MTTSQADSFNPEVITNDFLKRKRKHTDPMADQVIAQIIASGYEEKVNDVFLKLVKNDSYHPDMFKDLPKEVYQLVTQYFERTSTLPSWIDNKKIKMGEKVFSLFGPEIFMLLNVLSLPMCYTCSKGAKVLYKTGRLLDRGGDTDPMTRRLMETAQMVVNAMSPGGLSSGGSGVITLQKVRLIHASIRYYLKHERFNPNGWDVDVLGEPINQEDLAGTLMSFSPIILNGLKNLNIELTRDQKEAYLHCWRVIGYMMGVDMAFLPETEEDNWELAVKILKHQSAQSPEGEELTRSCITFIDTIMPGTIFNGVSEYMIWYFFKDMSAATGIDLSSTIGVKEIKGTKEKLIMAISKFLSREISRLEDHSKIIQAISGYFNKHLLHGYLKHYNGGKNIHFFIPPSLCKDWNIVDEWQNKFLLTPDFFGNRLAWQHKKDGV; via the coding sequence ATGACTACGTCTCAAGCTGATTCATTTAATCCGGAAGTAATTACCAACGATTTTTTAAAAAGAAAGCGAAAACATACCGACCCCATGGCAGATCAGGTTATCGCTCAAATAATCGCATCTGGTTATGAAGAAAAAGTGAATGATGTTTTTTTAAAATTAGTAAAAAATGACAGCTATCATCCGGATATGTTTAAGGATCTGCCGAAGGAAGTATATCAATTAGTTACCCAATATTTCGAAAGAACAAGTACATTACCTTCCTGGATTGATAATAAAAAGATCAAAATGGGAGAGAAGGTGTTTAGCCTTTTCGGACCTGAGATATTCATGTTGTTAAACGTGCTTTCTTTACCCATGTGCTATACATGCAGTAAAGGGGCAAAGGTACTCTACAAAACCGGCAGATTATTAGACAGGGGAGGTGATACAGATCCGATGACCAGAAGATTAATGGAAACTGCTCAAATGGTGGTTAATGCTATGTCTCCCGGAGGATTATCAAGTGGTGGAAGCGGAGTCATCACACTGCAAAAGGTTAGATTAATTCATGCATCCATAAGATATTATCTCAAACATGAGCGGTTTAATCCAAATGGTTGGGATGTAGATGTTCTTGGTGAGCCTATTAACCAGGAAGATCTTGCCGGCACATTAATGTCGTTTAGCCCAATAATTCTTAACGGACTAAAGAATCTGAATATAGAATTAACCCGGGATCAAAAGGAAGCCTATTTACACTGCTGGAGAGTAATAGGTTATATGATGGGAGTTGATATGGCATTTCTTCCTGAAACAGAAGAAGATAATTGGGAACTGGCAGTAAAAATATTAAAGCACCAATCTGCCCAGTCACCGGAAGGGGAAGAACTGACACGGTCGTGTATTACTTTTATCGATACCATTATGCCCGGAACCATATTTAATGGGGTTTCAGAATATATGATTTGGTATTTTTTCAAGGATATGTCAGCAGCAACAGGAATAGATCTAAGCTCGACAATTGGAGTAAAAGAAATTAAAGGAACTAAAGAAAAACTGATTATGGCAATCAGTAAATTTTTATCCAGGGAAATAAGTCGATTAGAAGACCATTCTAAGATTATCCAGGCCATTTCAGGATATTTTAATAAGCACCTTTTACATGGATATCTAAAACATTATAATGGTGGTAAAAACATTCACTTTTTTATTCCTCCTTCCCTTTGCAAAGACTGGAATATCGTAGATGAATGGCAAAATAAGTTTTTATTAACACCTGATTTTTTCGGGAACAGGCTGGCCTGGCAACACAAAAAGGATGGAGTTTAA
- a CDS encoding protein kinase domain-containing protein: MKDIIRLEGEEAKKIAEGRNSLIYFQQNDDLDKSVLIKIIREERNFYPYTSQILNEYELLKEIDLKGVRKSHGQTVVDGCPAVILNYVEGLTLKEYLQKLAPPFIERMQVAIAICKVIEKVHQNDIIHKDINSYNILVNNNQEVNLIDFGLATRLNTKTEVQNVSNYVAGTLAYISPSKPGA, translated from the coding sequence ATGAAAGACATAATTCGTTTAGAAGGGGAGGAAGCCAAAAAAATAGCTGAGGGAAGAAACTCGCTTATTTATTTTCAGCAAAATGATGATCTTGATAAATCCGTATTAATTAAGATAATCCGGGAAGAAAGGAATTTTTACCCTTATACTTCACAAATCTTAAATGAATACGAATTATTAAAAGAAATTGACTTAAAAGGAGTCAGGAAATCCCATGGACAGACTGTAGTTGACGGTTGTCCTGCTGTAATTCTTAATTATGTCGAAGGCCTTACCCTAAAAGAGTATTTACAAAAGCTAGCCCCTCCTTTTATTGAGCGAATGCAAGTTGCCATTGCTATTTGTAAGGTCATTGAAAAAGTTCATCAAAATGATATTATTCATAAGGATATAAATTCATACAATATCCTGGTAAATAATAACCAGGAAGTTAATTTGATTGATTTCGGATTAGCAACCAGGCTTAACACGAAGACAGAAGTTCAAAATGTCTCGAATTATGTTGCCGGGACACTCGCTTATATATCCCCGAGCAAACCGGGCGCGTGA
- a CDS encoding sensor histidine kinase, which translates to MNHVVDQRSDLYSLGVVLYELFSGQLPFIDKDPMELVHAHLAIQPVSLVELDHAIPQVISDIVSKLLSKNMEQRYQTASGLLADLVDCYNQTELKVNIKGFEIGRKDHSEKFLTPSKLYGRDKEIIDLLDSIGSMGESKEISLITGHSGTGKTSLIYEVYKPLTKKKGYFIHGKFEQFQKDIPYHALVQALTYLTNQMLSENEDRLKYWRDTLKIALGSEGKLLTDIIPNLELIIGKQKPLVKLGINEAQNRFDYTFLKFIKAIATDDHPIILFIDDMQWANSSSLHLLKKIISDEEIDNFYFIGAYRDNEIDDSHPTAIAINSLDSSIKINKINLSELSQHHIKDLVCDTFLMNQNQGASLAKLVHDKTAGNPFFVNQFLQSIHENKLIYHQPDDAGGRWEFDLSKMEKMNFTDNVVEFMIRKIEKLNEEDKEILMLGSCIGDVFDLETISLISNKPGHEVEACLYHLVKDQYISLLDENPDYIHIHSRVQNNERKKSIQYKFSHDRIRQAAYSMVSEELKSELHLKIGEQMLKNIDPEKLMDRIFDIVFHLNNGPDEKLGKELRRESVVLNHKAAIKAKSSSAYQNALSLYERSIKLLSSSKNKGDYEGFPDLIIGAMECAYLVGDYEKMDTLGDQIFNQSDSIYDQVDAYRVLIYSLIARNRYKEATDLGINVLKNFDVHFPVKPTKFQIVISYLKTRYLIGKKEASHFNDLPPIEDPKALAILEIILSFSSAAYHVTPELFPLVIMKMLRLSLKYGTSTNLISTYAAYGILLCGISGKMNEGYSYGVESLKMLDSFPDASQVNSRTKLIFTTFISHWKDHLNKSLPLLLESYQDGLKSGDQEFAAGSIFVHSYHSFLLGESLPVLLKRLKDFHKKIGQLKQKSYELYSSIDLQAIANLTENPDNPAELIGKYFNENNFLKKDDHQEKRNDKTALFHFHFFKMSHYLLSDEYHLAYEHSEKLNELEVAMSTPFIPHHVFYDSLIGLGLCQNSNSESLRRKWSKRIKSNQKKMKKWMKYAPMNFSHKFLIVEAGFAHLFNKDQERAQILFDQSIVEATKNNYTNDLAIAYDLAAKFYDSIGDLSKKSEYFTKAYTAYKKWGVAIKVMKLQSYAGPQDLFSSSGTVVSTTYNELSGDLSLVDLSTIIKASSAISSEIKFKKLIHQLLKIVTQNAGAQSGVFILNVDGQLQVQAIINEKGEISEPFENEVNEGKLYSERIIQFVKRTGKTLIIEDAQRDDRFVDDEYVVENTCRSILCFPIINKQKITGFIHLENNLTTGVFNVRRVEILKLLSGQMAVSLENAILYDSLEQKVEERTEELEKQSEVLRSKNRELTDLNQEKDDLINVVSHDLRSPLNQMKGLAHLIKLETDNKSVIQCSDKMIDATDRLNQMITRILDISALEAKKIELNTEEFDVVEVIRQVVDSFLQEAKNKKIKLQLTSNYNKGLVRLDKNFFIQILENLLSNAIKFSPISGEVNVVVNYSSDNVKVEVNDNGPGIDESDQKMLFNKFQKLSAKPTGGEKSTGLGLAIVKRYVDAMEGNIWCESEIEKGASFYLKFPVLKVID; encoded by the coding sequence GTGAATCACGTAGTTGATCAGCGGTCAGATCTGTATTCACTGGGTGTGGTATTATATGAATTATTTTCCGGGCAGCTTCCGTTTATTGACAAAGACCCTATGGAGCTGGTGCATGCTCACCTGGCAATTCAGCCAGTATCCTTAGTAGAACTTGATCATGCTATTCCACAAGTTATTTCTGATATAGTATCTAAGCTTTTGTCAAAAAACATGGAACAACGCTATCAAACTGCCAGTGGATTACTGGCTGATTTGGTGGATTGTTACAACCAAACTGAGCTTAAAGTAAATATTAAGGGATTTGAAATTGGCCGGAAAGATCATTCGGAGAAGTTTTTAACACCTTCAAAGCTTTATGGCAGGGACAAAGAAATTATTGATCTCCTGGATTCAATCGGCAGTATGGGAGAGAGTAAAGAGATATCACTCATCACTGGTCATTCCGGAACGGGTAAGACTTCTCTTATTTATGAGGTGTACAAGCCGCTAACGAAAAAGAAGGGGTATTTTATCCATGGTAAATTTGAACAATTTCAAAAAGATATACCCTACCATGCCCTGGTGCAGGCGCTGACCTATCTTACAAACCAGATGTTGTCTGAAAATGAAGATAGGTTGAAATATTGGCGGGATACATTGAAAATCGCTTTAGGTTCGGAAGGAAAACTATTGACAGATATTATTCCAAACCTTGAGCTAATCATTGGTAAACAAAAACCGCTGGTTAAACTGGGTATAAATGAGGCTCAAAATCGATTTGATTATACCTTTTTAAAATTCATTAAGGCTATTGCAACAGATGATCATCCGATAATTTTATTCATCGATGATATGCAGTGGGCCAATAGCTCATCCTTGCATTTATTGAAAAAGATTATTAGCGATGAAGAAATTGACAACTTTTATTTTATTGGTGCTTACAGGGATAATGAAATCGATGATTCGCATCCAACGGCAATAGCAATAAATAGTCTGGATAGTTCAATAAAGATTAATAAAATTAACCTTAGTGAACTTTCTCAACATCATATCAAAGACCTGGTATGTGATACTTTTTTGATGAATCAGAACCAAGGGGCTTCACTTGCTAAATTGGTTCACGATAAAACTGCCGGTAATCCCTTTTTTGTAAATCAATTTTTACAATCCATTCATGAAAATAAACTTATATATCATCAACCTGATGATGCCGGGGGCAGATGGGAATTTGATCTAAGTAAAATGGAAAAAATGAATTTTACCGATAATGTGGTAGAGTTCATGATTCGCAAAATAGAAAAACTTAATGAAGAGGATAAAGAAATATTAATGTTAGGGTCATGCATCGGTGATGTTTTTGACCTGGAAACTATATCCCTCATAAGTAATAAACCCGGGCACGAGGTAGAGGCCTGCCTTTATCACCTGGTAAAAGATCAATACATTTCTTTACTGGATGAAAATCCTGATTATATTCACATACACAGTCGTGTTCAGAATAATGAACGTAAAAAGAGTATTCAATATAAGTTTTCTCATGACAGGATCAGGCAGGCAGCCTATTCGATGGTTTCAGAAGAATTGAAATCGGAGCTCCACCTGAAAATCGGAGAGCAGATGCTTAAGAATATCGATCCTGAAAAGTTGATGGATCGGATCTTTGATATAGTTTTTCATCTTAACAATGGGCCCGATGAGAAATTAGGAAAAGAATTGAGAAGGGAGTCTGTTGTTCTCAATCATAAGGCTGCTATCAAAGCTAAATCTTCATCGGCTTATCAAAATGCTCTTTCTCTATACGAACGGTCGATTAAGCTACTCTCTTCTTCAAAAAACAAAGGTGATTATGAGGGATTTCCTGACCTGATAATTGGTGCAATGGAATGTGCTTACCTGGTTGGTGATTATGAGAAAATGGACACGTTGGGCGACCAAATTTTTAACCAGTCTGATTCAATTTACGATCAGGTAGATGCTTACAGGGTGTTGATTTATTCATTAATCGCCAGAAACAGGTATAAGGAAGCCACTGACCTGGGGATTAATGTTCTGAAGAATTTTGATGTTCATTTTCCCGTTAAGCCGACAAAATTTCAGATCGTTATAAGTTATTTGAAAACGAGGTATTTAATCGGTAAAAAGGAGGCCAGCCATTTTAATGACCTTCCTCCAATTGAGGATCCTAAAGCACTGGCGATCCTTGAGATTATTTTAAGTTTTTCATCGGCAGCCTACCATGTGACCCCGGAGTTGTTTCCTTTGGTAATTATGAAAATGCTTCGGTTATCCTTAAAGTATGGTACGTCGACAAATTTGATTTCTACCTATGCAGCCTATGGTATTTTACTTTGTGGAATATCAGGAAAAATGAATGAGGGGTATTCCTATGGTGTCGAGTCACTGAAAATGCTTGATTCTTTTCCTGATGCAAGCCAGGTGAATTCCAGGACAAAATTAATCTTTACCACCTTTATCAGCCATTGGAAGGATCACCTGAATAAATCCTTGCCTTTACTGCTGGAGTCTTATCAGGATGGTTTGAAATCGGGTGACCAGGAATTCGCTGCAGGATCAATATTTGTTCATTCTTATCATTCATTCTTATTAGGTGAGTCCCTACCGGTATTGTTAAAAAGACTTAAAGATTTTCACAAGAAGATCGGTCAGTTGAAACAAAAATCGTATGAATTATATAGCTCAATTGATCTGCAAGCCATTGCTAATCTGACTGAGAATCCTGATAATCCGGCAGAACTTATTGGGAAGTATTTTAACGAGAATAATTTCCTTAAGAAGGATGATCACCAGGAAAAAAGGAATGATAAGACAGCTCTTTTTCATTTCCATTTCTTTAAGATGAGTCATTATCTTTTGAGTGATGAATACCATTTAGCATATGAACACAGTGAGAAATTAAACGAACTGGAAGTGGCAATGAGTACACCATTCATTCCTCACCATGTATTTTATGACTCGTTGATCGGATTGGGATTATGCCAGAATTCAAATTCTGAATCATTAAGAAGGAAGTGGTCAAAAAGAATAAAAAGTAATCAGAAGAAGATGAAGAAATGGATGAAGTATGCACCAATGAACTTCAGCCATAAGTTTCTGATTGTAGAGGCAGGTTTTGCACACTTATTCAATAAGGATCAGGAAAGAGCTCAGATTCTTTTTGATCAAAGTATAGTTGAGGCAACAAAAAATAACTATACCAATGACCTGGCTATAGCTTATGACCTGGCAGCTAAATTTTATGATTCAATTGGTGATTTAAGTAAGAAATCTGAATATTTCACTAAGGCATACACTGCCTATAAAAAATGGGGTGTGGCTATAAAGGTAATGAAGCTACAAAGTTATGCCGGTCCGCAGGATTTATTTTCCTCCAGCGGGACTGTGGTATCAACAACTTATAATGAACTCAGTGGAGATCTATCACTCGTTGATTTATCAACCATAATTAAAGCATCCTCTGCTATATCAAGTGAGATTAAATTCAAAAAGCTCATTCATCAGTTATTAAAAATTGTCACCCAAAATGCCGGAGCACAAAGCGGTGTGTTTATTTTAAATGTCGATGGTCAGTTACAGGTACAGGCAATTATAAATGAGAAAGGTGAGATTTCTGAACCCTTTGAAAATGAAGTCAACGAAGGAAAGTTGTATTCAGAACGGATCATACAATTTGTTAAGAGAACAGGAAAGACATTAATCATTGAAGATGCACAGAGAGATGACAGGTTTGTAGATGATGAATATGTTGTGGAAAATACGTGTCGCTCAATCTTGTGTTTTCCTATTATAAACAAACAAAAGATCACAGGATTTATCCATTTGGAAAATAACCTGACAACCGGTGTGTTTAACGTCAGACGGGTTGAAATACTTAAGCTTCTATCGGGTCAAATGGCCGTATCATTAGAAAATGCGATACTTTATGATAGTCTTGAACAAAAAGTAGAAGAACGAACTGAAGAACTGGAAAAGCAAAGTGAAGTGTTGAGAAGTAAGAATAGAGAACTCACAGATCTCAACCAGGAAAAAGATGATTTGATCAATGTTGTTTCTCACGATTTACGAAGCCCACTGAATCAAATGAAAGGCCTGGCTCACTTGATTAAACTGGAAACAGATAATAAAAGTGTAATCCAATGCTCGGATAAGATGATTGATGCCACTGACCGGTTGAATCAAATGATTACGAGAATACTGGATATCAGTGCGCTTGAAGCAAAAAAGATTGAATTGAATACAGAAGAATTTGATGTTGTGGAGGTAATCAGGCAGGTAGTTGATTCTTTTTTACAGGAAGCAAAAAACAAAAAAATCAAACTGCAACTAACTTCTAACTATAATAAAGGCCTTGTCAGGCTGGATAAAAACTTTTTTATCCAAATACTAGAAAACTTACTTTCTAATGCGATTAAATTTTCTCCTATCAGCGGGGAGGTAAATGTTGTTGTAAATTATTCAAGTGATAATGTTAAAGTAGAAGTTAATGACAACGGACCCGGTATTGATGAATCTGATCAAAAGATGCTTTTTAACAAATTTCAAAAGCTGTCTGCCAAACCAACCGGGGGAGAGAAATCGACCGGGCTGGGACTTGCGATAGTAAAGCGTTACGTTGATGCGATGGAAGGCAATATCTGGTGCGAAAGCGAGATAGAAAAAGGAGCTTCTTTTTACTTAAAATTCCCGGTTTTAAAAGTGATTGATTAG
- a CDS encoding GAT domain-containing protein — protein sequence MFFGKVFFGVLDYVIILLIFLAPLALNALSMTIASRLLLCIAPVAVTFYQFITPLVNLQGQIEASMYDGARIYLIAFGVVPYLLFDNKTPWLLAFGVLPVLISIFFFDQIMALAGVGYKQMALNDIDYPVMWLRTSIAYIGISLMSLVLVNMVTKNDQSNQELIQRLNDKSTLVEQQNAELNEVKNDLLELNANLENIVSEKTQSIIKQNQALAEYAFRNAHQLRGPVARVLGLIELSNITNEMEFEWFIKKIENEIKDIDKTIKVIGITLDGADSSS from the coding sequence TTGTTTTTTGGTAAAGTTTTTTTTGGTGTACTGGATTATGTAATCATTTTACTGATATTTCTAGCTCCTCTTGCTTTAAATGCTCTTTCAATGACAATAGCTAGCAGATTACTATTATGTATAGCACCGGTTGCCGTTACTTTTTATCAGTTTATAACTCCACTAGTAAATTTGCAAGGGCAAATCGAAGCATCAATGTATGATGGTGCCAGAATATACCTTATTGCTTTTGGGGTAGTTCCCTATTTACTTTTTGACAATAAGACTCCATGGCTACTTGCTTTTGGCGTTTTACCAGTTTTAATATCCATCTTCTTTTTTGATCAAATTATGGCTTTAGCAGGAGTGGGATATAAGCAAATGGCACTTAATGACATTGATTATCCGGTTATGTGGCTTAGAACTTCAATTGCATATATTGGAATAAGTTTAATGAGCTTGGTGCTGGTGAACATGGTTACTAAAAATGATCAATCAAATCAAGAGTTAATCCAGAGATTAAATGATAAGTCTACTTTAGTTGAACAACAAAATGCTGAGCTTAATGAAGTAAAAAACGATCTTCTTGAACTTAATGCAAATTTAGAAAACATTGTCTCAGAAAAGACTCAAAGCATCATAAAGCAAAATCAAGCACTGGCTGAATACGCATTCAGAAACGCCCACCAACTGAGAGGTCCAGTTGCACGGGTGCTAGGATTAATTGAATTATCGAACATTACAAATGAAATGGAGTTTGAATGGTTCATTAAAAAAATAGAAAATGAAATAAAGGACATTGATAAAACAATCAAGGTAATAGGCATAACCCTTGACGGTGCTGATAGTTCTTCCTGA
- a CDS encoding AraC family transcriptional regulator — protein sequence MDLELFIVSAGCINALILLMALSALKGKIKRASRLLGLFIFSYFISLTNWIIIPPIAFRLGVLPFWLPSLFFIAPLGYFFFRAIDNPTFKIKGLFLLFFLPGILDVIFHIIQYIYFLLKIGNTYVFMMNRGFVYFMHDGIAIIFNLICFVFVLKFVFTLRHVEAPAKKFYRLFVVFMGYMTVRWVTFYLLDLFNPKALNSDLFLGAWVLEMIGLLIIGYKGLIDSRLFNIRQQKNSSITTSEINKKSKLLLEILNEKKLYLKPDLNRKDLAEELGTSEVTISHILNKGLGTGFYPLVNRYRALEVIRMLKAGDHHSFTLETLARKAGFGSLTTFNKAFKSETGLTPKGYLHTIN from the coding sequence ATGGACCTGGAACTTTTTATTGTAAGTGCCGGATGTATCAATGCCCTGATATTACTAATGGCACTAAGTGCACTAAAGGGCAAAATCAAAAGAGCCAGTCGCCTGCTCGGTTTATTCATTTTCAGCTATTTTATATCCCTGACAAATTGGATAATTATACCTCCCATAGCTTTCCGATTGGGAGTTTTACCGTTCTGGCTTCCCAGTCTTTTTTTTATCGCCCCACTGGGATATTTTTTCTTTCGGGCTATTGATAATCCTACCTTTAAGATCAAAGGCTTATTTCTCTTGTTTTTCCTTCCAGGGATACTAGATGTCATTTTCCATATAATTCAATATATCTATTTCCTTTTGAAGATTGGAAACACATACGTTTTTATGATGAATAGAGGCTTCGTTTATTTTATGCACGATGGAATAGCCATCATATTCAATCTTATCTGCTTTGTATTCGTCCTGAAGTTTGTATTCACCCTTCGACATGTAGAAGCCCCTGCAAAAAAATTTTACAGACTATTTGTCGTATTTATGGGTTATATGACTGTTCGGTGGGTCACGTTTTACTTACTGGACTTATTTAATCCGAAAGCATTAAACAGTGATCTCTTCCTGGGTGCCTGGGTGTTGGAAATGATCGGTTTGTTGATTATTGGTTATAAAGGACTAATAGATTCCCGTCTATTTAATATAAGGCAGCAAAAAAATTCCTCAATTACTACATCCGAGATTAATAAAAAGAGCAAACTATTATTAGAAATCCTGAATGAAAAGAAATTGTATTTAAAACCAGACTTAAATAGAAAAGACTTAGCAGAAGAATTGGGAACATCTGAAGTTACGATATCACATATCCTCAATAAAGGACTTGGAACAGGGTTTTATCCTTTAGTAAATAGATATCGAGCTCTTGAAGTTATCCGGATGCTAAAAGCAGGTGACCATCATTCCTTTACCCTTGAAACGCTGGCCCGGAAAGCAGGCTTTGGATCATTAACTACCTTCAACAAGGCTTTTAAATCTGAAACAGGCCTGACACCAAAAGGATACCTTCACACAATTAATTAG
- a CDS encoding DUF6989 domain-containing protein, which produces MENSSINWGVNKRNTWFIVGTQVMMMIWSLGSSILKAGPTSAAIITYLVFGAFIIYGVITRSRLIFLLLVFGLTGGVLELIADHYSVATINALIYPGNEPMVVSSPLYMPFAWANVFVQLGYYSLLLIRWKGILMASIIMAVAGGMYIPFYENFAKDAGWWWYENVSMIWNAPYYIIICEALISLLLPVCIYLIVKRKSFLIALILGVLEGLWIWGSAILAYFIAP; this is translated from the coding sequence ATGGAAAATAGTTCGATTAATTGGGGTGTCAACAAAAGAAATACCTGGTTTATAGTCGGCACCCAGGTAATGATGATGATCTGGTCGTTAGGAAGTTCAATTTTAAAAGCCGGGCCAACATCGGCTGCAATAATTACTTATTTAGTTTTTGGGGCATTCATAATTTATGGAGTAATAACCAGGAGTAGGTTGATCTTTTTACTTCTTGTTTTTGGTCTGACCGGGGGTGTTTTGGAGTTAATAGCCGATCATTATTCTGTAGCAACGATCAATGCGTTAATTTATCCGGGAAATGAACCAATGGTGGTGAGTTCACCATTATATATGCCTTTTGCATGGGCTAATGTATTTGTTCAATTAGGATATTATAGTTTGCTTTTGATACGATGGAAAGGCATTCTGATGGCTTCAATTATCATGGCTGTTGCTGGGGGTATGTACATTCCATTTTATGAAAATTTCGCTAAAGATGCCGGTTGGTGGTGGTATGAGAATGTTTCAATGATTTGGAATGCTCCTTATTACATTATTATCTGTGAGGCCTTGATTTCTTTATTATTACCTGTATGTATTTATCTGATTGTTAAAAGGAAAAGTTTTTTGATAGCCCTGATTTTGGGAGTTTTAGAAGGCTTATGGATTTGGGGTAGTGCAATATTAGCTTATTTCATTGCTCCATAA
- a CDS encoding zinc metalloprotease, translated as MRKVLILLFVTGFIFTACNDETPNMVADKDEQVSVDMSDFYLYTNADDEASRTNGGKACHTMKVLNRQLSENPGLYNRMYNVEKQVRQFIAAKKPSGTPGNGNGGGNNGGDDGDGGTGDPVDDGLGSINIPVYVHVIYSNSQENISDAQIQSQIDVLNADFNLTNNDASNTPTEFTDVLADADINFTLAGVTRKASSRTEWGTRDEMKFASNGGVDVVTPESALNIWVCNIGGGILGYAQFPGGDPATDGVVVGPEFFGDTGYLAAPFDKGRTTTHEVGHYLNLRHIWGDGRCKQDDFVADTPSSDGPNYGCPSYPTVNCRSNDMTMNYMDYVNDECMYMFSEGQKARMRALFAAGGARESLYN; from the coding sequence ATGAGAAAAGTTTTAATACTTCTTTTTGTTACAGGATTTATTTTCACAGCCTGTAACGATGAAACTCCAAACATGGTCGCAGATAAGGATGAGCAAGTTTCTGTTGATATGAGCGACTTTTATCTTTACACTAATGCGGACGATGAGGCTTCACGTACAAATGGCGGTAAGGCTTGTCACACCATGAAGGTGTTAAACAGACAGTTGAGCGAAAACCCTGGACTTTATAACAGAATGTACAATGTTGAAAAACAGGTTAGACAGTTTATCGCTGCTAAAAAACCTTCTGGCACTCCGGGCAACGGAAATGGCGGTGGCAATAATGGTGGTGATGATGGAGACGGTGGAACTGGCGATCCAGTTGATGATGGATTAGGTTCGATCAACATCCCTGTTTATGTACACGTGATATACAGCAACTCACAGGAAAACATTAGCGATGCGCAGATTCAGTCTCAGATTGATGTTTTAAACGCTGACTTCAATCTTACTAACAATGATGCATCAAACACTCCTACTGAATTCACTGATGTGCTAGCTGATGCTGATATTAACTTCACTTTAGCCGGAGTAACCAGAAAAGCTTCTTCAAGAACTGAATGGGGAACAAGAGATGAAATGAAGTTTGCATCTAACGGTGGTGTAGATGTCGTAACTCCTGAGTCTGCATTGAATATCTGGGTATGTAACATCGGTGGTGGCATATTAGGTTATGCTCAATTCCCTGGTGGCGACCCTGCAACTGACGGTGTTGTTGTTGGACCTGAGTTTTTCGGAGATACTGGTTATTTAGCTGCTCCTTTTGACAAAGGAAGAACTACTACTCACGAAGTTGGACACTACCTTAACCTTAGACACATCTGGGGTGACGGAAGATGTAAGCAGGATGACTTCGTTGCTGACACTCCTTCTTCTGACGGACCTAACTACGGATGTCCTTCTTACCCTACTGTAAACTGCAGATCTAACGACATGACAATGAACTACATGGACTATGTTAATGACGAGTGCATGTACATGTTCTCTGAAGGTCAGAAAGCAAGAATGCGAGCATTATTTGCTGCTGGTGGAGCAAGAGAATCTCTATACAACTAA